The region ACTCATATTTCGCTTTTCGACGGTACCAATTGCGGCCTGCGCGTGCTCGGCAAGCAGATCTTCTCCGTTCAGCACCATCCGGAAGCCTCGCCCGGCCCGCAAGACAGCCACTATCTCTTCCGCCGCTTCATCAACATGGTGCGCGAAAAGAAGGGCGAACCGGCGCTCGCCGAACGCTGATTTCAAGAACTGCCGATTTCGCAAAGGCCCGCCAAACCGGCAGCCGAGACTCGGGCGGGTTGACGCGTTTTGTCGAGCGTCTGAAGAAGCTTGGCACTGCGATCCAGACCGTCGTTTCGCGCAGCGCATTCCGTTGATCAAGTCCTCGAACGCGCCGGGATTGTTCCCACCCGCTGTCACATCTCCGGCAGGCCGGCCTTTCGAAAGCCGTCGACAAAGTGGTCTCGTACGGAGCCATCGCGCAGCGGCTGGGAGCTCAGCCAATGGCCGATCGTGAAATGGGGGTGGGCGATCAGGAACAATTCTGCTTCTCGCCGTGCCTCCTCACTGTGGCCCAACTGCGCAAGCGTAGCAGCCAGGAATTTGCGTGAGTTGGTACGATAGGTGTCTTCCCTGCGGAGCGTAGCGCTTGCCGCCTCATAGTCACGCGCGGCGTATTGCGCCTGTCCAAGATGACAAAGATACCAGCAGGCTGGACGGGGATTGAGCCGCAGAGCTTTTTCGATCTGCGCCAGTCCGTCGGCAACCCTGCCGTCCAGCACTGAGATGTCCGACATGGCGGCCCAGGTGTCGGCGTGGTTGGGGTCCAGCTCCAGGGCCTTGGCGAAGGCGGCCTCCGATTCCTCCCATCGCCGCTCATAGGCCAAAATGGTCCCCAGGACGTAACGGCAGCCGGCATCGTTGGGATCGAGCTCGACCGCCTTCTGCGCTGATGTCGTCGCCATCTCCCGGTTGGGATCTTCGGGCTCGCCGAAATGAGTCCAGGCCAGCCACCGGTTATAGGCGAGCAGCCCGAGCGCCTCGGCATATGATGGCTCGAGCTTGAGCGCGCGCTGGAGCAGCATATAGGCCTCACGCTCGGTTTGCGGCGACTCTTCCGTCAGGAGGCGGGCGCGCACACACAGATCGTACGCCTCAAAGTTCTTCGGCCGATTGCGCGGCGTCGGGATGGTCAGCCGGCCGACGAGGGCTTCAACAATCTTGGCGTTGACTTCATCCTGTAATTCGAAAACATCTTCCAGCGTCCTGTCGAACCTCTCTGCCCACAAGTGCTGGCCGCCAAGCGCGTCGACCAATTGAGCATTGATGCGGACACGGCCCATTGCGCGTCTGGCGCTCCCCTCCAGGACGTAGCGGACGCCGAGTTCCTGGGCGACCCGCCGTACGTCGACCGGCTTGCCCTTGTAGCCGTAGACGGAATTGCGCGCGATGACGAACAGGCCAACCGTACGGGAAAGGTCGGTGATCAGGTCTTCGGTCAAGCCGTCGACGAAAGGCGCGTCCGCTTCATTCCCACTCATATTCGTGAACGGCAATACGGCGATCGAGGGACGGTCGGGCAGCGGCAATATGCTCCGCAGCGCATCCGGCCAATGCCACACGTGGACTGGGCGAGTGAGGTTCTTCAGGTAGCGTTCGCCTGCGTCGAAGAACCGGTCGCCGATCTTGCCGATGATCTCGCCGTGAACGCCGGCTGAAATGCAGATACCTCCCGGCGCGGCCTGCGTCTCGAGGCGCGCCGCGACATTGACGCCGTCGCCGAGGACGTCTGAACCGTCGTCAATGACATCTCCCAGATTGACGCCTATACGCAAAAGCAGGCGTTGATCTCCGGAAGCGTCGACAGCAGTGGTGGGCCGTTGCATTTCCAACGCTGCTTCGACCGCGTCCACCGCGCTAGCGAATTCGATCAGGAAGCCGTCGCCCACGACCTTGAAGATGCGACCGTTGTGGCGCATCACGGCCGGCTCGATAACGCCAGAACGGAGTTCCCTGAGGTTATCAAGCGTCGCGACTTCATCAGCCTCCATCAGGCGTGAATATCCCACCACATCGGCAACGACGATGGCGGCAAGGCGACGCTGAAGAGATTGATCCGTCATGTGAGGACAAGCCCAACGACCGACTTCATAAGTTATTGCTCAACCGCGGGTGAGTCAACAAATGGTTAAGAGGTGATGTCCAGGCGATCTCCACCTCCCTTGAGCCGTCATCCTTCTTTGTGACCGACTGCGTCGAGGTTGACGATCCAGTTGTCGAAAACCACGACATAGGAAGCAATGCCGTCACTCTGGAACACGACGGCTTCAGGAAGCGGTCGCCCGGCAATTCCAAGTTAGTGACCGGACGTCTTCGCTACCATATTGACCTCAACCATAGTTGAGGAATTACAAACGCCCGAAGACATCTGATGCAGGGGAAAATGGATGAGCGGAGCTTTCTTTCGTGTCGACAAATTCGTCGTGCCGGCTGCGGCACGCGAGGAATTTCTCGTCAAGGTGATGATGACCCACAAGCTGCTGGAAGCGCAGGAAGGTTTCATCGATCACAGGGTATTGGAGCAGGTCGCCGGTCCCGGCGAATTCAATTTCGTCACCATTGCCGAATGGGAAAATACCGAGGTCGTCGAACGTGCGCGGATAGCCGTGGCGGCCGCCCATAAGGCCGCAAATTTCGATCCGCAGGAAATGTTCGCACGTCTCGGCATTCGAGCCGATATCGCCAGTTACAAGCCTGTCGCGGCCTGAGGGCAAAGACGGCCGGCTCAGGCGCCTGAAGTCGCTCCTTCCCGGCGAAGCAGAAGATAAAACCGCCAGCAGAGCATGACGGCGGCCGCCGCCAGCCCGACGAGGAAACCGAACCAGATGCCGATGCCGCCGAAGCCCAGCGGGAAGGCGAAGGCCCAGGCGAGGAAGAAGCCGATCGGCCAATAGGCAATCAACGCCATGATCATCGGCACCCGCGCGTCTTTCAGACCGCGCAGCAATCCGTTGGCGACCACCTGCAGCCCATCGACCAGCTGGAAAAGCCCGGCGACGACGATCAGTGGTCCGGCATAGGCAAGCACCGCTGACGCCTCAGGCGAGTTGACGTCAAGGAACCAGCTGCCGAGGAATTGCGGCATGGTGGCAAAGAGCACCGAGCCGACCGCCGAAATGGCGCAGGCAAGGATCAGCACCATGATCGACGCCCGCACCAGCCCATCGTAATCGCCCTGCCCGTGCGCGACGCCGACGCGCACCGTCGCTGCCTGGCTGAGGCCGAGCGGGATCATGAAGGCGATCGAGGCCCATTGCAGGGCGATGCCGTGAGCGGCGAGCTCGATGGTGCCGATATAGCCCATCAGGAGCGATGCCACCGTGAACAGGCTGACCTCGGCAAGCACGGTGACGCTGATCGGAAAACCGAGCCGGAGAACCTCAAGCAGCGCATGCCAATCAGGCTTCCAGAACCGCACGAAGATCTCGTAGCGGCGTGTCTCCTCCCGCTTCTGGACGAAGGCAAGAATGAAGAGAAAGCCGGCCGTCTGCACGACGACTGAAACGATCGCAGCACCCTCGAGCCCCATCGCCGGAAAGCCGAAATGGCCGAGCACCAAGGCATAGGCGAAGATCGCGTTCAGCACCAGCGTGGCGATGGTGACGTTGAGTATGATGCCCGCCTTGCCGATGGCGCTGACCAAGGCCCGCATGACATTGAAAAGCAGCGCCGGCAGCACGCCGAACTGGCCGATCATGATGTAGCCATGGGCGAGCTTGGCCACCTCCGGCTTCTGTTGCGCGAAGAGAAGGATCTGCTCCGAATTGAAGAAGGCGGGCTGCATGATGACCCAATATGCGATCACTACCCAGAGACCCATGCGCAGCGCCCGGCGCACCGAGACGACGTCACCGCGGCCATAGGCCTGCGCCACCATCGGAATGACGGCGATGGCAAAACCGGAGCCGAAGATCAGGATCGTGAACAGGAACTGCGCCGAAAGCACCATCGCCGCCAGATGCTCGGCGCCGAGGCGACCGACGATCATCACGTCGGTGGTGTTGATGCCGAGCTGGGCGAGCTGCGCGCCGATCAACGGAATGCCGAGCGCCAGCGTTGCACGGAAATGTGCGCCCCAACGATTATCGGTTGTCGGCGCAAGCCTGCGCGCGTCGATCGGCGTGTCCATGACACCTGGTCCTGTGATTGAAATATGCGCCGCCGCACAATTTGCGGAGAAATATCATCGGGATTTAGAGGAAAGCCCCGCAAAGAACTACCCCAAAACAGGCAGATGATGAAAAATTCATCATCGCATCACCATTTCTGATTGATCAGCCCGCCACCTCAAGCGCCTCGGCCGGCTGACGGACCCGGACCCGCACGAGGAACACGCCGGCGGCTACCAGGATGAACAGGGCGGCGGTCAGATAGGGCGCGCCGGCAAAAGTGACAGGCGCTTCGGGCCGGGTGAAATAGCTGAACAACTGCGTGAAGATGAGCGGCCCGACGATGGTGGTGATGCTACTCAGACTGGTCAGCGCCCCCTGCAACTCGCCCTGCGCCGAGGGCGGCACCTTGCCGGCGGCAATGCTGCGCAGCGGCGGATCGGCGACGTTTTCCATGACGGTCGCGACGATGACGACA is a window of Rhizobium sp. N324 DNA encoding:
- a CDS encoding adenylate/guanylate cyclase domain-containing protein, with protein sequence MTDQSLQRRLAAIVVADVVGYSRLMEADEVATLDNLRELRSGVIEPAVMRHNGRIFKVVGDGFLIEFASAVDAVEAALEMQRPTTAVDASGDQRLLLRIGVNLGDVIDDGSDVLGDGVNVAARLETQAAPGGICISAGVHGEIIGKIGDRFFDAGERYLKNLTRPVHVWHWPDALRSILPLPDRPSIAVLPFTNMSGNEADAPFVDGLTEDLITDLSRTVGLFVIARNSVYGYKGKPVDVRRVAQELGVRYVLEGSARRAMGRVRINAQLVDALGGQHLWAERFDRTLEDVFELQDEVNAKIVEALVGRLTIPTPRNRPKNFEAYDLCVRARLLTEESPQTEREAYMLLQRALKLEPSYAEALGLLAYNRWLAWTHFGEPEDPNREMATTSAQKAVELDPNDAGCRYVLGTILAYERRWEESEAAFAKALELDPNHADTWAAMSDISVLDGRVADGLAQIEKALRLNPRPACWYLCHLGQAQYAARDYEAASATLRREDTYRTNSRKFLAATLAQLGHSEEARREAELFLIAHPHFTIGHWLSSQPLRDGSVRDHFVDGFRKAGLPEM
- a CDS encoding antibiotic biosynthesis monooxygenase family protein, whose translation is MSGAFFRVDKFVVPAAAREEFLVKVMMTHKLLEAQEGFIDHRVLEQVAGPGEFNFVTIAEWENTEVVERARIAVAAAHKAANFDPQEMFARLGIRADIASYKPVAA
- a CDS encoding MATE family efflux transporter, which encodes MDTPIDARRLAPTTDNRWGAHFRATLALGIPLIGAQLAQLGINTTDVMIVGRLGAEHLAAMVLSAQFLFTILIFGSGFAIAVIPMVAQAYGRGDVVSVRRALRMGLWVVIAYWVIMQPAFFNSEQILLFAQQKPEVAKLAHGYIMIGQFGVLPALLFNVMRALVSAIGKAGIILNVTIATLVLNAIFAYALVLGHFGFPAMGLEGAAIVSVVVQTAGFLFILAFVQKREETRRYEIFVRFWKPDWHALLEVLRLGFPISVTVLAEVSLFTVASLLMGYIGTIELAAHGIALQWASIAFMIPLGLSQAATVRVGVAHGQGDYDGLVRASIMVLILACAISAVGSVLFATMPQFLGSWFLDVNSPEASAVLAYAGPLIVVAGLFQLVDGLQVVANGLLRGLKDARVPMIMALIAYWPIGFFLAWAFAFPLGFGGIGIWFGFLVGLAAAAVMLCWRFYLLLRREGATSGA